One window of Lytechinus variegatus isolate NC3 chromosome 2, Lvar_3.0, whole genome shotgun sequence genomic DNA carries:
- the LOC121406992 gene encoding uncharacterized protein F54H12.2-like yields the protein MMLNDRLITPSTNTYPYRSILETLLTYGPAAKTSHLTSSLFYKDTPGFTDTNNPLAAANGNDGMKERYEFIKKSRTVDMLGLLHLDMFFQERLLLGGVDIKLKLNRSKNSFSLMSSTENANYKIVITSASLHVRRVILSPDASLIHAKQLETQTAKYPIRRAEVKTFSIPRGNLSFTRESLVLGQIPKRLVIGCVSNTAFNGNYTKNPFNFHHYNLNFLALYADSEQVPWKPLRPKFSEEDPNYILAYQTLFSGVNSMFQDKGNQINRKDYGQGYTLYASDLTPDLSAGDCFNLWKNGNVRLEMQFAEPLPETINVLVYAEYESVVEIDRNRNVIVDFGS from the coding sequence ATGATGCTCAATGACCGACTTATCACACCATCAACCAATACCTATCCTTATCGTTCCATTCTGGAAACTTTGCTGACTTATGGACCCGCCGCAAAAACATCTCACCTAACATCCTCATTATTTTACAAGGACACACCCGGCTTTACGGATACCAATAATCCCTTAGCCGCTGCAAATGGAAATGATGGTATGAAAGAACGATATGAATTTATCAAGAAAAGTCGGACCGTGGACATGCTCGGTCTTTTACACCTAGATATGTTTTTTCAAGAACGACTGTTACTGGGTGGTGTTGATATTAAACTTAAACTAAATCGCAGTAAGAACAGTTTCAGTCTTATGTCTAGCACCGAAAATGCAAACTACAAGATTGTCATCACCAGTGCGTCTCTTCACGTGAGACGAGTCATACTGAGCCCCGATGCAAGCCTCATTCACGCAAAACAATTGGAAACCCAGACAGCAAAATACCCCATCAGAAGAGCAGAGGTCAAGACATTCAGCATACCGCGGGGGAACTTGTCATTTACCAGAGAAAGTCTCGTCCTGGGTCAGATTCCCAAACGACTGGTTATTGGATGTGTGAGCAACACAGCCTTCAATGGAAATTACACAAAGAACCCTTTTAACTTTCATCACTATAATTTGAACTTTCTCGCCTTGTATGCCGATTCCGAACAGGTTCCTTGGAAACCTCTACGCCCGAAGTTTTCCGAAGAAGACCCGAACTATATCTTGGCATATCAGACACTATTTTCAGGAGTCAATTCTATGTTTCAGGACAAAGGAAATCAAATCAACCGGAAAGATTACGGCCAGGGGTATACCCTCTATGCATCTGACTTAACTCCAGACTTGTCAGCAGGAGATTGTTTTAACCTTTGGAAAAATGGCAATGTGCGTCTAGAGATGCAGTTTGCTGAACCTTTACCAGAAACCATTAATGTGCTAGTATACGCAGAGTATGAAAGTGTGGTAGAGATTGATCGAAACCGTAATGTCATTGTTGACTTTGGAAGTTGA